Proteins encoded together in one Anguilla anguilla isolate fAngAng1 chromosome 9, fAngAng1.pri, whole genome shotgun sequence window:
- the pex12 gene encoding peroxisome assembly protein 12: MAERGAHLTTAAADDRPSIFEVLAQDTLMSAVRPALQHAVKVLAESNPSRYGFLWRWFDEIYLTLDLLLQHHFLSRTSASFSENFYGLKRVVTSGPGRPAHRGLPRKQRWRSLLLLALVPYLRSKLEKVLARQRDEDDFSIQLPHSPCRRLYRAFLAAYPFVSTAWEGWVLCQQLVYVFGRTSRHSPLLWLAGVRIMHLNAQDIRNMDLKPHPPPSTTDLSVRQRLQGVLSTAVGGVAMSLSTSLSLGVFFLQFLEWWYSSENQSTVKSLTSLPTPPPPLHLDREQTETAANNVCPLCHKVRVNDTALATSGYVFCYRCAYVYVKAHQRCPLTGYPTELQHLIKIYSPEG; this comes from the exons ATGGCTGAACGGGGCGCACACCTCACCACAGCTGCTGCAGACGACAGACCGTCGATATTTGAAGTCCTCGCGCAGGACACATTGATGAGCGCTGTCAGACCTGCCTTGCAACATGCAGTGAAG GTTCTGGCAGAGTCAAACCCTTCGCGCTACGGTTTCCTCTGGCGGTGGTTTGATGAAATCTACTTGACCCTCGATTTGCTGCTGCAGCACCATTTCCTGTCGAGGACCAGCGCCTCGTTTTCGGAGAACTTCTACGGCCTGAAACGCGTGGTGACCTCGGGGCCCGGGAGGCCGGCTCACCGGGGGCTCCCCCGAAAGCAGCGCTGGCGCTCGCTGCTCCTGCTGGCGCTGGTGCCCTACCTGCGGTCCAAGCTGGAGAAGGTTTTGGCCAGGCAGAGGGACGAGGACGACTTCTCCATCCAGCTGCCCCACTCGCCCTGTCGCCGGCTGTATCGGGCCTTCCTGGCCGCCTACCCGTTCGTCAGCACGGCCTGGGAGGGCTGGGTCTTGTGCCAGCAGCTGGTCTACGTCTTCGGCCGGACGTCGCGCCACTCGCCCCTCCTCTGGCTCGCCGGGGTCAGGATCATGCACCTCAACGCACAGGACATCCGCAATATGGATctgaagccccacccccctccctccaccacaGACCTAAG TGTTCGCCAGAGGCTCCAGGGAGTGTTGTCAACGGCAGTGGGTGGGGTAGCCATGTCCCTGTCCACCAGCCTGTCCCTGGGCGTGttcttcctgcagttcctggaATGGTGGTACTCCTCAGAGAACCAGAGCACCGTAAAGTCTCTGACCTCCCTCCCCACACCGCCACCTCCGCTCCACCTTGACCGGGAGCAAACTGAGACAGCCGCAAACAACGTATGCCCCCTCTGTCACAAGGTCCGTGTCAACGACACTGCCCTGGCAACCTCTGGCTACGTTTTCTGTTACCGCTGTGCCTACGTCTACGTCAAAGCCCACCAGCGGTGTCCTCTAACTGGGTACCCTACAGAGCTGCAGCACCTCATCAAGATTTACTCCCCTGAAGGGTAG